The Meles meles chromosome 12, mMelMel3.1 paternal haplotype, whole genome shotgun sequence genomic sequence tttcaaaaatgcTTTTTGGCTATAGAACAGAGAATGAATTACTGAAGGAATAGTTTGCAAGCAAGGAGATCAGATGAAGAGAGATACTGGTGGTTTGGACAGGATGATAGTAATGGATGGACTTAGAATATGCTTTGGAGATAGTCCTGAAAGGTTTTGCCAATGGATTGGAAtgtgaagggaagagaaaaggctACATATGTTACTATTGCTTTGGTATCTGAATATATTCAGTATGATTAACAGAAACCATCGCTGAGTGGTTTAAAGGCCCATCTTTATGAAGCGACACATTAATCTGAAAAGCAGGAAAATGTTTTATGCAATATTTAAGAAGAGACTAATGCCTGCTGTAAACGTATCTTCTGTCATAATCAGAGTCAGACTGAAGTTATATGGAATTAGCATCTTCTGTAAAACCATTGTAAACATAACTCTCCCATGAATTGCTTCAGGGACCAAATaacatgttaataaaattatCAGCTGCTAAAGGATCTACTCttgttataattaaaaaaataaaagctcagaGCATTGAAAAGCTAGAGTTTGCTGTGAAACATGGGCAGGCAGGAAGAATAGACATTGTTTGCTTGGCAGGGCAATTACACGCAGAATGAACAAAGAGAGGATGCTGTGTATCTTGCCTATTTGGGATGAACCTGTTGTGGTAGGCACCTCTAGTGTCACATACCTCTCCTACTATACTCACGAAACAGCCTTCTAAATTTTGTTTGATTTCCCATGTACACTGTCTtgctagaaaaaatatttttttcttttaaattaagtcCACTACAAATCAGTTGTCTTAGAGTTTAAGCAGCCTGAGCCAATTTCTCCAGGACTTGATAACCTGTGATTAACCTGTTTGCTAAGGTTTTAAGATCAGTAGAGCAAGGGGAACAAGTCTTAGAGTAAAGTAAGAGAAGCACTGAGGCTTTCTGATCAATCTAACATCCTTGTACTCATAGTATGAAGACCAAATATTGAAACAGATGACTGAAGAGCATTTTTTGTGTTCTGACTTAAACTTACATCCTTTGCCTGTCTTTTGGACCTTCTCCAGATCTGTGGACAAAGCTATGCACTGTATGTGGGCCAAACTTTGTTTCAACTACAAGACAATCATTTTACATGAAGTGTGTCTCTTATGAGAACGTGTATCCCTCTTTATTTCTAGCTTTCTAAACAGTGAGGAGAGCAAAAAGCAGTGGTATCTGAGTTTTTAGTGcaggatccaaaaaaaaaaaaaaaaaaagaaaagagagctgaTGTCATAGATCCTggtttctttttgaatttttctagtttcttgttGCCATTCTGGTCTTCCCTGAATTACTGTAGTAGCCTCATAATCGCTGTCATGGTTCCCACTTCTTCCTTCTTCACTATAATGATCTTAAAAACATGCAGATTGTTCCCATGCTTAAAACACTTCACTGTATTTCTGGtttacttagaataaaatccaaacctcTTGTCGTGGCCAATAAGCTCCTCATCCTCGTCTCCTACATTCTCTTACTTGCTTACTCATCACCAGCCACTTGGCTTCCTCTTTGACCTGAAAGAGGCTTGCTTTCCTGCTTTAGAACTTTGcaatgctgttccctctgcctaggaTACACTGCCCTCCCCCAGATCTGCACGTGACCCCCTTTTGTCACTGAGGCTCAGCTCAAGCATCATCCTTTCAGGGAGGCCATCCTTCGCCTTCCAAACCAAATCAGTACCTCTGCCTTCTATTCTCTGTCATAGCTTATGCTTCCTATCGTTCACAGTACTTACTactatctgaaattattttctttttttacttatttattgactGTCTCTCTCACTAGGCTGTCTATTCTAGAAAAACAGGGACCTTTTTTGTCATGTTCACCACTTTGACTCCAGTGTCTAACACAAAGTAGACATTTGATAAATATCTGTTACATGAATGAATGGTTTCTCAGCTGGTTTTACTGTCATTTACGTACGCCAGGTCAGGTATACTTGACGCCGTGTCTTAGTTTCTCCAGCTTTGAAAGAATAACAATAGAATTTGCCATCTAACTCATTTTTAGCATGGAGGAGAAAAATTAAGTTATCTTTATATCTGGAAATATTACTCCTGAATAATGTCATGCTGTGAAACAAAGAGGTATGTAAGTAGTATAGTAGGTATACAGTAAAAATATTCCTCACCTTTTACCAGATAAtgttctggatttcttttttgtaagtAATTTCTTTCTCTATTCCCTTTGATATTTCTAGAAAGTGACTGAGATATACCAGTTCAAATTCAAATACACAAAAGAAGGAGCTACTATGGATTTTGACAGGTAGAATCTAATTGTTTAATGAACATGAGAAATAGGACTGAGGTAAACATAAGCTTCTTGAAGCCATGGATAGGCTTTATATTTCCTTTGTAACTTCCCCAATAATCCTACAAAACCCCtctattattaataatagtagtaattGTTTAAATTTCTGAAATCCGTGGATGAAGTTAGTGGGAGTAGAatcttcctttgcttcctttcctcctctcctcatAGGTGATGTTAGTGGGGTCTAAAGGCAATTAAGTTTGGTGGTTAAGAGTTCCATTTCCTAAAGCAGAGACCTAGCTTGGAACACTCCATTATTTGCCTAACTTTGGACAGATTACTCTACCTCCCTAGGTATTAGTATTGTCATCTTCACAGTGGAATTAATAATATTTACATCATATGGTTGTTGTGACTTTTAAATTACAATGCACATACAAATCTTTGCCCATGCCTGGCATGTATTAGAAAGCCAGTAAATGGCACCTTgtggtagtggtggtgatggtagTGGTTCTTGGAGGCAATGGTGGTTGGTGGGTGACGTAGCAGTAGAAATTATATTAATGAGACTGTCTATTGATTGAagaattttataagatttttataagATTCTACTTAGATACTAACTAGATTTTTATAAGATTCTACTTAGATACTAACCTGAAGTTTCTTGCTATGCCAAGATATTAATCTCCTTTGCCCTCGAGGTAGCCAGATTGGATCTGGAGTAGATGAAACCCCTGAACATTATGGATGCAAACATTCTCATATACTTCTCCCAGTATGTCatacaaatgtaattttttaatgtgtgtcCCTGTATGGAAAAGACTGAAAAGCACTACATTTTCCTATCAAGTTTATAATGCCAAGTTTAGATATACTAATGGTTTAAAGAGGAAAGACAAAGGTATTTGCTTAAAAAGATTCCTGGTGTAGGAGGAGATGTTTTaccaaagagaaacattttttcctATCCCAGTAGCTATTAGATTCAGAAAGATCTAAGTTTTGCTAATGAGATGGAATAGAAATGGAGCAGGTGGATGGTGGTGAAAAGGCGTGGGTGGTAGAGGGATCCCAGTCAGAGGAATGAGTGCCCATGAAAGGAGCAACTCTGAAGAGAAATGTGGCCTAATTCTCAATTTTCTGCTATTAGCTCTGTCTTATCATTTACTTCAAGTTTGAGGATTTCTCTCTGAGATTCAATTCCTTAATTATCTTCTTATTTGTAAAACTTATAGACAGTACTAAGATGTGCAGAGGAAGTAAGTTTTAGGaatgagaattaaaatattaatcatCATAAGCTAgcatttatataacattatacAGATTGTACAGCACGTTTCATGCATATTCTCCCACATTAAACAGTTGCCTTTTACTCtccaaaatttaaatataagtgCTATTAGCAACCAGATTAATCTCTTTTGTTATGAAGGCACATATGCCAAGTGATGAGCAATAAAACAGAAATGGCCAAATCTTTCAGCTATTTCAGAGAAGACAATGCATATTACTAATTTCCTAGAAACCAAAGGtagacatttatttaaatgattgGTCATACAAAATCACCGTATCACCTCTTCCATAGTAAATATAATTTGCCTTTAAAAGAGTGCAGGGAAGTCTTGAGTATGATTTTACAAGgatatgattttataaatatgatGTATACTGAGAGATCCCACGAGCGAAATGCTATAGCCCTTCACTTGGGTTACCTATTTCAAAATGGTAATGTCTGTTTTATGAATCCACTCTTCCTGCATTAGCTCAGTTACTCAGGATTATTATTCAatattgagtgcttattatgtgaAAGGCATGTGCAAATATATTGCAATGATAGTCCTTCCTAGAAGCTACTCAAATATGAGACCAATTTGGGAAGAAATTtttggagagaaataaaaaaatatttagagtcAGAAGGTAATTTGTTTCAACTtgtacattcattcattaattccacaaatatttactgagtatttactctaGCTGGCAACAAAAAGTACTGTGGACATGAAAGATAGAGCTATGCATAATCTAGAGGGGGGCATACAAACAATTATGTATAGGAGTAATGTATAGGAATTATCAGGGAAAACTTCCTTGAAGAGGTCGCACATAAGCTAGCTATTAAAGGATGAATTCAGGAGAGTCAGGAAAAGAAGtgggaaaaacaaatacaagcAAACGAAGTGAAGAGCATATGCAAATACACGTGGGTTAGAAGAAACTGGGCAGTAAATGCAGATGAGGTTGGAGGTGAGGGTGTGGGTATTGTACACCTACCATTCTTGAGTTTGATTGAAATGTGATGAGTGTAGtagaagaattttaagcaggagaGTGACAGGAGCAGATTTTGCTATTAGGTGTATAATTGCAGCGGTGGGATAGAGAATAGCCATTGTTGCAATCCATGTAAGAGAAAGGGACGTCTCTGACAAATAACCAGACAGTAGAAAGGCCCAGAGCTGATGACcaattttcaaatagaaaatctGGAGAGGTGTAGAAATGTGTATAAGCTTATCCCACAAAGTGAGCTAACTGACCCAGAGTGTCTAACTGACTTGACACAGGTCATTCAGTTAGTTAGCAGCTGATCTGATATTAGATTTCAAATCTCCTAATTCCAAATCCATTGTTCTCACTATTATGGCATGTGGTTATTTGtaactcagatttttaaaaaatcaggtcaTATTTAACATGCCTTACAGAAACTTGCTACTTAAGaaatccattgtatatacattGCAAAAAGTACAATCACTGCTCAAATTTACATTCTAAAAATGGTCTCAAGTGTCCTGATgtttactttatatttatttgatcaTATGGTAaagagttttgttctttttgaaaagattttcaaTATTATATATGATTGAAAAGTATGCTGTTTTTCTATATGGTTATAGCAGTAGTACAAGCTTTGAAAGTGGGACAAACAGTGAAGATATTAAGAAAGCCAGCGTTCTACTGATCCGTAAATTATATATACTGATGCAGAACCTTGGACCCCTCCCTAATGATGTTATACTTACTATGAAACTCCACTACTATAATGCGGGTAGGTGGATACCTCTAGTTAAATTCCTTCTTAAGTGTCAAAGTAATATTTTGTAAACATCTGAAAGAGATATCTGTTGCTACACATGAAAGATTAATTTGGCTTCTATTGAAACTCACAGTTTTCTGTCCTTTTCATTTTGCAGTGACTCCACATGATTACCAACCCCCTGGTTTTAAAGAAGGGGTCAACTCACACTTCCTTCTGTTTGAGGGGGAACCTGTAAACCTGCAAGTGGGATTGGTCGCCACTGGCTTTCATAGCATGAAAGTAAAAGTCACAACTGAGGCCGCCAGAGTGTCTGATTTGGAGAACAATCTCTTTCAGGAGAACAGCACTACTGAGATCGCTCATCAGGGTCTAGACtttgatgaagaagaagaagaatgcaaCAGTCACGTAAGGCAAAGCTTTATAGACCCTCCATTGCTTCACTTAAACCCAGCTAACATTTTTAATTCCTACCTAGGTTATATTACCGTAACAGTCCAGTGGAACATGTCAggtataaaaactaaaacaaaattagCCTCTGACCTTGGGGAGTCTTTATTGTAAAAGAAgtactgtctttttttaaattttttttttaaagattgtatgtatttgacagaaagagatcacaagtaggcagagaagcaggcagagagagtggggaagcaggctctctgttgagcagagagcccgatgcagggctagatcccaggaccctgggatcatgacctgagccgaaggcagaggcttaacccactgagccacccaggtgccccagaagtacTATCTTTAAGAAgggaatatattttgaaattctccatgactaggagaaaaaaaaagtttttccaaTATACTTCTTTTATAAAAGGTATCcacaaatttagaaaaattggctttttctttttttcatttataggtaacatttttaggatttaaaaaatattctatgtattttttcatactcactggaagaataaataagtTCTTGATTACTGGGATAATTGAGTGGGGGGATGTTGGGGGAGAAAAAGTTATGGATAAATTCAAGTTAGAGTGAAAACAATATGACAGTCAACTGTTGgttatgtagagagagagagagacaagcttTGGGGCTAAGTCCCTGGGGAAGGCCCGGGGTCTGGGGCATTTGGAGCCACTGGAGCCAAACAGATAGTGCTCTGAGCCTTTTACTTTTCTACTTCCTCCATTAGATACTTGGAGTTGAGTACTTGCTAGGGCCCCACTTTACCCTAGGTAAATTCACACCCTGTCATCCAGATAACAAAGTTTACTGTATGTCAATGTTGTATTAAAAGGGTTCTGAGTTAGACAAAAAATTTTCAGACTCCTTAATGGTAGGTGATGCTATATAATAATCTTTTCAGGAGCTGTTTTCAAATTAGGATACTGATTTATTTGCTTGAGATAATTTGAGTCCTACTTAAAGAGATACTGTAGTAAATAGCTTTTGAAGAATCTTCTGGTTCTTTAAATCTgtgttatatttaatatattgaaAAGAGGccttaattaatataaataatataaccaAACAACAGGATTTTGTCTTTAGTATTTTCACAATGTCACACATGCTAATGCCTTTAAAGTTTGATGCAATTCTTCTGATTCTGTTCCAGGAAAATACAGTTTATATAGGTTAGTTAACAATAAAGTTTAAGAAAAGAATGGACATGTTTCAActggatttttatcttttaaaattaagaatttatctTTTACCAATGGGAATGAAAGTGGACAACTTGAGAATGAATAATTCAATTGATAGGTTAAATAAGATATGTGATAACACTTTCCAAGCATATGTTTACTAGGAACTATATATACAAAATCAGGACTTTGTGGTAAACTCATTCAATTCAACTTGCCAATTACATGAAAGAATTTATTAAGTCTAGTGAACAGCTTACTGATAGTTTGTCACTGaaaattctgttgttttcctTCATGGAACATAtacattatgttttaaaaaatcattttattttgtaaatatcacTTACAGCAGAGTGTATGAGATAGTAtgtacatttaaagaataatgagAACATCCATGTAGCCTCCATTCAGGTTAAGAAGTTGAACACTGTCATTTCCTCAGAAGCCACCATGTGACTCACTGTACCACTCACTGTACCACTTTCTTCTCCTCCAAATGTAACCCCACTTCTAACTTCTTTGATAATCCTTCTATTactcttctttataattttaccaTCTATGAGTATATCCACTTGTTTAAAACTTTTATGTAAATGTAATCATACCCTTAAGTTATTTTTCTATGATTTGCTTCTTTTGCTTGACCATTTATTTGTGTATGgttgttcattttcattgctgtagAATATTCTACTCTTGAtagacattctttctttctttttaattgttataAGCCTTCATGTACAAATCTCCTGGTATATATTTGCAAGAGCATCCCTAGAGAGTATACCAAAGAATCCTAGGGCTTATACATCATCAACTTTATTAGTAATGtagaactgttttccaaagtgttgttCCCATTTGTATTCCACCAATAGTGGAGGAGAGTGCTCTACATTCTTGCCACCACTCAGTATCATTcaagtttatgttttctatctacTGGATATAAAAGAGTAATActtcatgatttttatttgtatttccctgattattagtgaGTTTGAGCATCTGTTCTTGTGTCTTGGCCATTCTGGTTCTCTTATATATAAAGTAACTGTTCaaatctttcattcttttttctattggattatttatcttttttcctcaTTGATTTACAATATATGTTTTGATTAATaattcttctttgcttatttatGTTGTAATATTTTTTCCAGGTTTGTGGaatgttttttcactttttaaaagatgtctttGGCAAAgagaagtttctcttttttttttctggtaaagaGAAGTTCTTAGTCTTAGTGTAATCAAATATTTTCCTCTAACATGTGCTTTTGAATATTCTTAAGAAGTTTTTCTTTATCTGAGGCTATTTATAATACAGTAGTAGCACCTTATATGTGATTTGGCTTTCTGCAGTTCAGTTATCCTCCATCAGCTATAGTCTGGTAGTAGATAATCCTCCCTCTGACATATTG encodes the following:
- the HORMAD2 gene encoding HORMA domain-containing protein 2 isoform X2, translating into MATAQLSHSIKIHKASKETVFPSQITNEHESLIMVKKLFATSISCITYLRGLFPESSYGERHLDDLSLKILREDKKCPGSLHIIKWIQGCFDALEKRYLYTNPKEPEKVTEIYQFKFKYTKEGATMDFDSSSTSFESGTNSEDIKKASVLLIRKLYILMQNLGPLPNDVILTMKLHYYNAVTPHDYQPPGFKEGVNSHFLLFEGEPVNLQVGLVATGFHSMKVKVTTEAARVSDLENNLFQENSTTEIAHQGLDFDEEEEECNSHIQRMNFAYSQQSSEISRKKRKVSEPVKVFIPDRK
- the HORMAD2 gene encoding HORMA domain-containing protein 2 isoform X1, coding for MATAQLSHSIKIHKASKETVFPSQITNEHESLIMVKKLFATSISCITYLRGLFPESSYGERHLDDLSLKILREDKKCPGSLHIIKCFTQIPRNLSSSTSFESGTNSEDIKKASVLLIRKLYILMQNLGPLPNDVILTMKLHYYNAVTPHDYQPPGFKEGVNSHFLLFEGEPVNLQVGLVATGFHSMKVKVTTEAARVSDLENNLFQENSTTEIAHQGLDFDEEEEECNSHIQRMNFAYSQQSSEISRKKRKVSEPVKVFIPDRK